GCGGGAATCCAGACCGATGCCTGATTCCAGATTCCCACTACCCGCTTAAATCCTGCGGGGACAGGTTCCGTGGGAATGACGGGTAGACAGGAGCATTTTCAGGTAAACCGTCATGAGCCTCAGGCTCACCAAGGTTAGAGAAACCGTCATTCCCGCGTACGCGGGAATCCAGACCGATGCCTGATTCCAGATTCCAACTACCCGCTTAAATCCTGCGGGGACAGGTTCCATGGGAATGACGGGTAGACAGGGATTTTCGAGTGAACCGACATGAACCCTTCGACTGTCCGGCACGCTCACAGCTCAGGGCTCACAAAGGCAGATGAAAATCCCCCTTAGTCCCCCTTTACAAAGGGGGAAATCAGTTCCCACACTTTACAAAGGAGGAAATCAGTTCCCCCCTTTATTAAAGGGGGGAGAGGGGGGATTTGAACGGGGATTTTCGAGTGAAACAGTAGTCAGGCCGGGTTCAGATTATCCGCCTGTAATCCTTAAGCCTGAGGCGCCAGACTTTTACACCGCAGAACCGGTCTCCTTCAGGACAAACCGGCCTGACACGGGCCATATCCCTTGACGTGCACGGAGGCAGGAGATATTTTCCTATGATGGGATCAACCTCCCTGATCTGTTCTACTTCATCAAGCGAGGCCCTCCATATCTCTTCCTGTGCATTATAGCAGAGCCGCATGGCATACTTGTGACGCAGGTTCAGGAGATCCCCTGACTCTGTAAAACGGACGGCCACGGCATTTGGCAGAAGGTACATGGCAAACTCACTGCTCACTCCCAGTTTCTTAAGCTTGTTGACAGAATCCCATATCCGGTTCATTACTTCTTTATAGTTCTTCTCTATCCTGGAATCCTGACTGATAATAGCCGGCGTAATATAATCCGGCTCATCCGTTATTTGCCTGTGAAGACATGGGCGGGATGCAGGGGTATTCCTGTGTCTCTGATCCTGGGAATCTGCAGTGTGGCTGAGCCTTTTTCTGAATGTATACGATACATGTGACAGTGTTCTTGCAAGTTTGGACATTGTAGTCAGATTTAATGTCTCTCCATAAAGCCCGTTTACAGAAGGGTCTAATACCTGCCGAATTGCCTTCCTGTCACTGAAACTCCTCCTGTCTTTCTGCTTCGATGACGGGATACCGAGCACCTCACGAACAGACTGTGCGAGAATAGGTTCATTATGCTTCTTAAAGTCAACAAGCCTTGAAATCCTGCCGTCGAGGCTTGAATCAAATTCACTCAGAAATCTTTTTGTGAGCCTTGAAGTCCTGTCATGTCTCTCTGACTGAAAAAACTGATACTCCGGGATTGCATCCTCCTCCAACGGCTCTTCAAGAATCAGTTTATAGAGCGGCTCCAGGCGGAGGACCTCCTGCACCATCTTTTCAACAACTGCCTGCTGCTCAAAAGGGGTGTCATAGGATTTACACAGCCTGTAGTACCTTAAAAGGGTGACTGCACTGATCGTATGATAAAGATATGTAAATGCTGAAACTGGTATGACATACCTTGCAGCCTCCTGTGCCTTCTTGATCACAGCCCTGTTCAGGTCATCCGCTGACTTAAAGAATGGCAGGTCCAATTGCGGAGATGCACTGCCCTTTTTACTCTTTCTGCTGCCCTTCTTCTCCTGCACCTTGAAAATCTTCAGATATTCATTCCTTGCTATCGGCAGCAGCTCTTTAGAAAGCCTGCTGTATGCCTCCATCTGAAAAGATATGGTCTTTTCATATAATGCGAGGGCCCTCCCCTTCAGGGGTGGAACAAGAAAACTGCCGGGCCTGATTGCAACATAGCGCTGGCTTACCTGTTCGGAGTTGTAGAATGGATGACTGTGCAGGAAAGACCAGACGAACTGACGGGAGACGTTAGATATCGCAAACTGAAAGTGCGCGTGCTGAAGAGTTGTGTGGTGGCCTGCCTTGTAAATACTTTTTGCGAGCCTCCTGTGATCTTCTGTTATGCTGTCTTCAGTAACTATACCTTTGCCTGAGTAACATGTCCGGGCGGTTGCTATGAAATTATTGAAAGGATTGGAGAATGCCTTCTCCAATGTTACGACAGGGGCAGGAGATATAAAACGTTCCATAGATATTTCTCTGAATGCCCCTTATCCGGCAACCTGACCGAGAAGCCTTGAAATAGCCGGTATCCCGAATAATTCAAACCCCCTTATGGCCTCAGGCGGATAGCCTGCCACACACACAACAGGCTTTTCCGAAAGCACACCCATAATCAGAGGCTTTCCTGACTTCATGGGGACGCCATTCACAACAACACCAGGGTCATCAATGGAATTAATAAGCTCTGCTATGAACTCCCTGCCGCCGGCGGCTGTGCCGCCTGAGATTACTGCCATGTCCGCACGGGTCAGGGCGCCCCGCAGCGTTTTTTGAAATGCGGTAAAATCGTCTCTCATTATGTCCACTACCATAGGCATTCCGCCGCATTCTTCGACAAGCGCAGCAAGGGTGTAGGAATTTACATCCCAGACATACCCTGGTTTAAGAGGCTCCGAATGCCTTAAGATATCAGTTCCTGTACTGAATATAGCCACCACCGGTTTTTTTGAGACGGTAACTGATGAAACTCCCTGGCCTGCGAGCAGCATAATCTCCTTAGGTGACAATTTTGTTCCCGGCCTGATGATTACATCACCTTTCTTATGTTCATATGCCTTAGACTCAACATTTTCACCCCTGGCAACAGCCTTCTTTACTATTATCCCGGTCCCTGTCTTTACAATATCCATGTGCCTTACTACGGCATATTCGCCTTCCGGTACAAGGCCGCCTGTGCTTAACTCCATACAGGTCATTGACGCCAGGCCTTCAGCATATGCCTTGCCAGGCTCTATCGTTCCGGTGACCGCAAGTGTTACTGGTTTGTTTTCTCCTGCAGAGGCAGTATCTGCCACATTAACAAGATAACCTTCCACGAGCGCCCTCGAAAATGGGGGAGAATCTGTTGAAGCCTTCACATCAACCGCCACTATCCTCCTGTTGCACTCACTTAAAGCAGCCTCCTCTATGCCAAGGGGACCGGAGGGGAATGCATCAAAAAACCTCTTAAGAGCTTCTGCCACTGCATCATTTTGCTGACTGTTCATATACTGTCTCCTCAATAAACCTTGTTATCTGTGACACTGATTTAAACTCCACTGCATTTATACCCAATCCATGTGCACCAAGGACATGCCCCTTTGTATCATCTATAAATATAGCCTCTTCAGCAGACACTCCTGCCTTATCCAATGCAATACGATAAATCTGAGGATCAGGCTTCATTACACCTGCCTCATATGACAATATCCAGGTATCAAACCTGTGCACAATGGGAAAGTTTTTGCTGATAAACTCAAAATGGAGCTCATTAGTATTTGACAAAAGGAACAGGCTGAAGTCCCTCTTCAGCTTTTCAATTAATGCCGCAACTCCCTCATTTTCCCTGAATATATCACTCCAGATCCGTTTGAACTGATCAAATGACAGATCCAGTGCAAAGGAGTTTTTTATACTATTAAAAAACTCCCGGGAACTAATCCTGCCGGTCTCATACATGACCGCAATGTCATTTCCATGTTTCAGCAGGTAGTCTGCTATGTTAGCCGGGTCTCTATACAGTGCATCGTCAGACGCACTTGCAAGCCCCTCTGCAACAGAGGCAAAGGAGAAGTCCAGTATGACTTTCCCAAGATCAAAAATAATCAGCTTAATCATGTTGACCATTTATATTACAATGTACATGGCCATTTGTAAATACAGTGTAATTATTGTTGACACATGCACAACTGTTCTATTATTCTGTCATTATAACTACGAGATGGGAATTAACAATGTCAAAAGAGACAATTTCACCCGAAATCTTCCTTCCTGATAAGTTTGGGATAGACAACCTTACGATGGAAAAGACCCTCGCCGGATTACTTAGCCGTAAGGTTGATTACGCGGATATTTATCTTGAGTATGTTACGAGTGAATCTTTAAACCTTGAAGAAGGGCTTGTCAAGACGGCATCACGGAACATAACGCAGGGTGTCGGTGTCCGTGCCATAGCAGGAGACAAGACAGGTTACGCCTATTCTGATGATGTGTCTCTTCAGCACATTCAGGTTGCCGCAAGGACAGCAGGTTATATTGCGGAACAATCAGGGGATAATCTCACCGTGTCCCTGAACAAGATGAATAAACCGGCCCTGAACCTCTATCCCCTTGACATATATCCTACAGATGTAGCTGTAGAGGCAAAGGTAAGACTGCTTGATAAGATAGACAAGATGGCAAGAAACTATGACTCAAGGATAAAGAATGTCATAGCATCCTTCACAAGCCAGTATAAGGTGATACTCATCGTTACATCAGAGGGACTCATCATCGGAGATATACAGCCCCTATGCAGGCTTAATGTTACGTGCATAGCAGAGAGCGGGGAGAATCGCCAGGTTGGGAGCTTCGGCGGCGGCGGCAGGGTGGAGTTTTCATATTTCTTCGATGAAAACCGTTATGCACTCTATACCAGGAGGGCTGCCAAGCAGGCATTGATAAACCTGGATGCAGTTGATACGCCTGCCGGCACCATGGATATCGTGCTTGGATCTGGCTGGCCAGGTATACTGCTTCATGAGGCTGTAGGTCACGGCCTTGAGGCTGACTTCAACAGAAAGCGGACATCGGCCTTTACAGATATGATAGGGAAAAAGGTCGCTTCTGATATATGCACTGTAGTTGATGATGGCACAATTCCGGGACGAAGGGGATCAATAAACGTGGATGATGAGGGGACTGTGGCATCGCGTACAATCCTGATAGAGAATGGGATACTCAGGGGGTATCTGCAGGACAGGCTAAATGCAAAACTTATGAAGATGCCGCTGACAGGAAACGGCAGGCGTGAGAGTTACGCACATCCGCCAATGCCGAGGATGACCAACACGTTCATGCTGGAGGGGAATTCCACCCCTGTAGACATCATTCGCTCCGTTAGCAGGGGGCTCTATGCCGTCTCCTTCGGAGGCGGACAGGTGGATATTACGAATGGCAAATTTGTCTTTACTGCAAGCGAGGCATATCTGATAGAAGATGGAAAGGTGACGACGCCTGTGAGGGGAGCCACGCTAATAGGCAATGGCCCTGATGTGCTGAAGAAGGTCTCCATGGTGGGAAATGACCTCGAACTTGACACAGGAATCGGGACATGCGGCAAGGATGGCCAGTCTGTACCTGTAGGCGTTGGGATGCCAACTGTCAGGATAGACGGCATGACAGTCGGAGGGACAGTTTAAGGTTAATCAGGGGTGTATTATCGTGAGAATAATATGGACATTACTATTGAGATAGCACAGGATATCCTGGAAAAGGCAAAAAAAATGGGCGCAACTGATGGCGACATAATCATCGTTGATGGCCGCTCTTCCGACGTCCAGGTGCGTCTTTCATCTATTGACAAGATTACAGACTCCCAGTTTAAGACCCTTGGACTGCGGCTTTTTTTCGGCAAGAGGAGCGCAATCAGCTCGACCTCTGATTTCACCCCTTCATCACTGGAAAAGCTCATAGAAGACACCTGCGCCATTGCAAAGGTAACTGCTCATGATGAATTTGCAGGCCTCCCATTGCCGCAATATAAGATGAAGATAAAAGATGTGGAGGTATATGACGAAGCTGTTCACAAGATAACCAGCGAAGAGATGATAGAGATGGCAAAAACAGCAGAGGCCTCGGCATTAAAATATGACGAAAGGATTACAAATTCCGACGGCGGAAGCTGCAGCAAGAGATTTACTCATATCATTTACGCAGGTACAAATAATCTTTCAGGAGAGTACATGACCTCTATGTTCTCGATATCAACCACACCTATTGCATCAGCAGAAGGGCTTATGCAGCGCGACTACTGGTATTCTTCTTCAAGGCAATTCAGTAAGCTTGATAAGCCGGAGAGCATTGGAGAGACTGCAGCAAGGCGGACTATCCGCCGGCTCGGTGCAAGGAAGATTCAGACTCAACAGGCACCGGTTGTCTTTGATCCTGAGACGGCATCTACCCTTCTCGGCAACCTTTGCTCTGCATTATCAGGATACTCTGTCTATAAAGGGGCCTCATTTCTTGTAAACATGTTAAACAGGCAGGTCGCTGCTCCTGATGTAACCATATATGATGACGGGACAATCCCATGGGGGATAGGTTCAAAACCGTTTGACGGCGAGGGTGCGGCTGCAAGAAAGACGACTATAGCTGAGAGGGGCATCCTCACTAATTACCTCCTCGACTCATATTCTGCCCGGAAGCTGGGCCTGACCTCAACAGGCAATGCCTCGCGCGGGGCAGGAGATCCTCCTGTTGCAGCGCCAACAAACTTTTATCTTTCAGCAGGCAGATATACCGCTGATGAAATAATCAGATCTGTTGACTCAGGTCTGTATGTTACTGATCTTATAGGATTTGGATTTAATCCTGTAACAGGCGACTACTCACGCGGAGCATCCGGAATATGGATAGAAAGAGGGGAGCTGGCATATCCTGTGGAAGAGATAACGATAGCAGGCAACCTTAAGGATATGCTCATGCAGATAGAGATGATCGGAAATGACCTCGATTTCAGGCAGAAGATATGCTCTCCCACAATAAAGATCGGACGACTGACCATAGCAGGACACTGACTTGCTAAAAAAGAACCGCAGGGAGGAGATACTCAAGTCAGCCATCTCGGCCTTTTCACACAAAGGATATCATAATACGAGCATCTCTGACATTATAGAAAAGGCCGGCATAGCACGCGGCACCTTTTATCTCTATTTTGAAAATAAGCGGCAGATTTTCGACAGCGTCCTCGATAACCTCATAGTCGAGCTCGACCACTGTATAAAGAAGATAGAATTGGGACAGGGTCTTCCCAATCCTTTGGACCAGCTCAAGGCAAACCTGATACGGGTATTAACCCTTTTTATTGAAAATCCGGAGTTGACAGGCATACTGCTTCGTCATGCCACCGGCCTTGATGCAGAGCTTGACAAGAAGATTAGTCAGTTTTACAGGAACTGGGCTTACAGGATAGAAGAGGCATTCAACCTTGGGATTACAATGGGCCTTGTGCGGGAATGCAACTCAACATTGATCTCCTATTGTATCCTTGGATGCATCAAAGAAGTCATCGAACATATCACTCTGTACAGAAAGGATAAACCGGATATTGGAGTAATTGCGGATGAGATGATTAACTTTGGCCTGAATGGACTGAGGAATCCAAAGCTGACCTTTTAGGGGTGCAGCAACTTCTGCCGCACCCCATGACAATTTTACTGCACGCAAAGCTGTTATTTCTGTAAATCCCCCTTCAGATGAGTCACAAGGGCATTAGCATCAGCATCAGGCATCGGAACCTTCGGCATGTCAATGACAATTTTCGGATACTTCTTTGCTGGTCCTGTGCGCCCCTCAAGTATGACCTTCCTAATGTCTTCAGCCTTGCCTTTGGAAATGAACTCATTACCCTTTAGAGAAGGGCCCAAAGGTGTACCTTCCCCCTGGGTTCCGTGACATAATGAACATTTATCTTTAAATATCTTGCCGCCGTCGGCAGCAAAAGCTTCACCACTGAAAATGAGCAATAATGTAATAAATAACAGGGATACAACCTTCATGGAATTCACCCCCTTTCAATGATAATTTTGTCCTAATTATACAACTTAAAATTGGCCAGGTCAAAGTATTTGTATCTTAAAAATAACCTTGACTTTGCAGGAAGTTTTGAGTAAAATTGCCAGTAGACTGACATGTCAGTCTACTGGCACGTCAGCTGCCGTCAGCCTCTCCCTGCAAATCACAATTAAGGCAGCCTGACCCGATGTTTTATGAGCAATATTATTTCCAGCCTGAACAATATACTCATTGGCCTTGACGTAGGCTCGACCACTGTAAAGGCCGTAGTCCTTGATGGTGCAACCGGCAGCATCCTCTGGCAAGACTATCAGCGTCATGAGACAAGACAGATTCATAAGGTCCTCGAATTCCTTCAGGCTATAGAAAACAAATTTATGGGGAATTCCGGCCAATTCCGGATCTTTATTACAGGAAGCGGCGGGAGGGCTGTATCGGAACTAATAGGCGCCAAATTTGTACAGGAGGTTAATGCTGTTTCTCTTGCGGTGGAGCATAACCATCCGGACGCGGGATCTGTCATTGAATTAGGCGGCCAGGATGCAAAGATTATCATCTGGGCTGAAGACGCCAATGGAAACAGGAGAAAACTCTCAAGCATGAATGACAAGTGTGCGGGAGGGACGGGGGCTGTTATTGACAAGATCTCCGCAAAACTGAACATCTCTCAGGATGAGGTAAGCAGCCTGCGGTATACCGGCACAAGACTGCACCCTGTTGCAGGAAAATGCGGGGTGTTTGCAGAAACAGACATCAACGGACTTCAGAAACAGGGGATCCCGTCTCAGGAATTAATGGCATCTCTTTTTGAGGCCATCGTTCAGCAGAATTTGAGTGTACTGACAAGGGGCAATACCTTAAGACCGCATGTACTTCTCCTGGGCGGGCCCAATGCCTTTATACCGGCGCTGCAGGAAGCCTGGTCACATCATATACCCAGGATGTGGGAGGAACGTGGAATTACCCTGCCATCCGGGATGAAGCCTGAAGATCTCATCTACGTCCCTTCCAACGCCCAGTTTTATGCTGCAATGGGCTCAGTAATCTACGGCAGGAGTGAAGATGAGTCGGTCGGGAGATACAAGGGACTGAAGGAGTTGGAGGATTATATATCAGGAGGCCGGAGGAAATCAGATGCACGGGCGGTATC
The sequence above is drawn from the Nitrospirota bacterium genome and encodes:
- a CDS encoding FAD-dependent thymidylate synthase — translated: MERFISPAPVVTLEKAFSNPFNNFIATARTCYSGKGIVTEDSITEDHRRLAKSIYKAGHHTTLQHAHFQFAISNVSRQFVWSFLHSHPFYNSEQVSQRYVAIRPGSFLVPPLKGRALALYEKTISFQMEAYSRLSKELLPIARNEYLKIFKVQEKKGSRKSKKGSASPQLDLPFFKSADDLNRAVIKKAQEAARYVIPVSAFTYLYHTISAVTLLRYYRLCKSYDTPFEQQAVVEKMVQEVLRLEPLYKLILEEPLEEDAIPEYQFFQSERHDRTSRLTKRFLSEFDSSLDGRISRLVDFKKHNEPILAQSVREVLGIPSSKQKDRRSFSDRKAIRQVLDPSVNGLYGETLNLTTMSKLARTLSHVSYTFRKRLSHTADSQDQRHRNTPASRPCLHRQITDEPDYITPAIISQDSRIEKNYKEVMNRIWDSVNKLKKLGVSSEFAMYLLPNAVAVRFTESGDLLNLRHKYAMRLCYNAQEEIWRASLDEVEQIREVDPIIGKYLLPPCTSRDMARVRPVCPEGDRFCGVKVWRLRLKDYRRII
- a CDS encoding molybdopterin molybdotransferase MoeA; the encoded protein is MNSQQNDAVAEALKRFFDAFPSGPLGIEEAALSECNRRIVAVDVKASTDSPPFSRALVEGYLVNVADTASAGENKPVTLAVTGTIEPGKAYAEGLASMTCMELSTGGLVPEGEYAVVRHMDIVKTGTGIIVKKAVARGENVESKAYEHKKGDVIIRPGTKLSPKEIMLLAGQGVSSVTVSKKPVVAIFSTGTDILRHSEPLKPGYVWDVNSYTLAALVEECGGMPMVVDIMRDDFTAFQKTLRGALTRADMAVISGGTAAGGREFIAELINSIDDPGVVVNGVPMKSGKPLIMGVLSEKPVVCVAGYPPEAIRGFELFGIPAISRLLGQVAG
- a CDS encoding HAD family phosphatase, whose translation is MIKLIIFDLGKVILDFSFASVAEGLASASDDALYRDPANIADYLLKHGNDIAVMYETGRISSREFFNSIKNSFALDLSFDQFKRIWSDIFRENEGVAALIEKLKRDFSLFLLSNTNELHFEFISKNFPIVHRFDTWILSYEAGVMKPDPQIYRIALDKAGVSAEEAIFIDDTKGHVLGAHGLGINAVEFKSVSQITRFIEETVYEQSAK
- the tldD gene encoding metalloprotease TldD, which translates into the protein MSKETISPEIFLPDKFGIDNLTMEKTLAGLLSRKVDYADIYLEYVTSESLNLEEGLVKTASRNITQGVGVRAIAGDKTGYAYSDDVSLQHIQVAARTAGYIAEQSGDNLTVSLNKMNKPALNLYPLDIYPTDVAVEAKVRLLDKIDKMARNYDSRIKNVIASFTSQYKVILIVTSEGLIIGDIQPLCRLNVTCIAESGENRQVGSFGGGGRVEFSYFFDENRYALYTRRAAKQALINLDAVDTPAGTMDIVLGSGWPGILLHEAVGHGLEADFNRKRTSAFTDMIGKKVASDICTVVDDGTIPGRRGSINVDDEGTVASRTILIENGILRGYLQDRLNAKLMKMPLTGNGRRESYAHPPMPRMTNTFMLEGNSTPVDIIRSVSRGLYAVSFGGGQVDITNGKFVFTASEAYLIEDGKVTTPVRGATLIGNGPDVLKKVSMVGNDLELDTGIGTCGKDGQSVPVGVGMPTVRIDGMTVGGTV
- a CDS encoding TldD/PmbA family protein, which translates into the protein MDITIEIAQDILEKAKKMGATDGDIIIVDGRSSDVQVRLSSIDKITDSQFKTLGLRLFFGKRSAISSTSDFTPSSLEKLIEDTCAIAKVTAHDEFAGLPLPQYKMKIKDVEVYDEAVHKITSEEMIEMAKTAEASALKYDERITNSDGGSCSKRFTHIIYAGTNNLSGEYMTSMFSISTTPIASAEGLMQRDYWYSSSRQFSKLDKPESIGETAARRTIRRLGARKIQTQQAPVVFDPETASTLLGNLCSALSGYSVYKGASFLVNMLNRQVAAPDVTIYDDGTIPWGIGSKPFDGEGAAARKTTIAERGILTNYLLDSYSARKLGLTSTGNASRGAGDPPVAAPTNFYLSAGRYTADEIIRSVDSGLYVTDLIGFGFNPVTGDYSRGASGIWIERGELAYPVEEITIAGNLKDMLMQIEMIGNDLDFRQKICSPTIKIGRLTIAGH
- a CDS encoding TetR/AcrR family transcriptional regulator, producing the protein MLKKNRREEILKSAISAFSHKGYHNTSISDIIEKAGIARGTFYLYFENKRQIFDSVLDNLIVELDHCIKKIELGQGLPNPLDQLKANLIRVLTLFIENPELTGILLRHATGLDAELDKKISQFYRNWAYRIEEAFNLGITMGLVRECNSTLISYCILGCIKEVIEHITLYRKDKPDIGVIADEMINFGLNGLRNPKLTF
- a CDS encoding cytochrome c, translating into MKVVSLLFITLLLIFSGEAFAADGGKIFKDKCSLCHGTQGEGTPLGPSLKGNEFISKGKAEDIRKVILEGRTGPAKKYPKIVIDMPKVPMPDADANALVTHLKGDLQK